Genomic segment of Leopardus geoffroyi isolate Oge1 chromosome B2, O.geoffroyi_Oge1_pat1.0, whole genome shotgun sequence:
CATTACTTTTCCCCCACACACTGTAAATATTACTtttgaattttgctttattttacagtGTCATGGATGCATCTCCATAGGTGGATCTAACTGGATTTAGCACATTCTTTCTAATCACTGTATAATGTTccataatattatatacatagttTATTCAGCCATTCTTCCCTTAGGGACTTTCAGGTTATTTCCAATGCTGCAGGCAATGTCTTTGCTAGAGAATTAAAAGAGCCCAGTTGAGAATCACACTGTGGATTCAAATGTTCCTTCCAGCCAGCAGTCTCTAAGTCACCGACACCTTCTGTCAGGAAGATGAGATGACTCTTCACTGTAGAAAGCTACGTCTCCCTGCAGTCCTGTGGGTCCAGGCTGGGTGAACTGTCTGTTTTGTGCTGGAGCATGACATCCTGGTCACTCAGCATCAGCGTCAGTGGCCGGCTCTGAAAGGAAGATGGTAGTAGGAAGAGGGAGAGCTGGGAAATGACCAAGTAAAGCTCTGGGGTAAAGCAGCCTATTGTTGTCTGGCTTTCCTACACATCCAGTTCTGATTTTTACCTTAAAATGGTAGTTAATGAGTAAAATCTTGACAGACTTTTAGATAGGTTTTTGATCTTGTTTTCTAACACTAACCGACAAAAAAGGACTAATTTAGAAAGCCTGTGtctgaaataataatataaaggcAAAAGCAAAATAGCAGCCAAAAGCAAGGAAACCTTGAAATAAACCCAGAGCCTAGAATTTCTTCATTTGATGGAAGTTCAccttttagaaattctttttcaaTATACAAATTCTAATTCAATAGGTCTTTAACATAGACTGTCTTACTAAAGAAGTTCACTCACttcatttaacataaaatatatcatatttaagtattttaaatagcatatcttaatatttttatatgtgttgtTATCTTTAACTTTAAGATTTTGGACTATCAGGCCAGTAATGATCAAGGTGTTCAGAGCTGCTCCTCCAAACTTAGCATAGCTAACTTGTTTGTGTGACACAGGGCGATGCTCCACAGAAATACACCATTGATCGTGGCCATGGCTTTCGATGTGCTGTTAATTGGCTGAAGACAGAGTGGAAGCTGGCAAACGGGGTCTTTTTCCAAACTTGGTGTGAGACACTTCTCACAAGCTCTAGAGAAGAGATCTGTAATTGACATTCATGTAACATGgaggggtggggcgtgggggtcTCACAAGATAACCATTCAAAGCCAGAAAGGAACACCTATGAAAAGATGAGGaatctgtccctctccctccctcccttcctctctttctctctcacacacacacatatgtaagtatgtgtgtatgtatatatatatgtgtatttatatatatgatattttccctatttaaaaagtaatcaagAGCAGAATCAAAAGTAGCTATCGTATGACTGTCTGCATGTCACAGAGATTTGGAAAGATAATTTTGTGGCGATCCATGTCATCTTGCCTTCAGAGTGAACTGAAACTGGATTTGCATTCTTGGGTGCTACATGAGCAGCTTTGTGACTTTAAATAAATCACATCCACGGTTTTCACATCCACGTAGTGAGTGAGGGTTATTCCTTACTATGTCAAAGGATTATTGGGAGACTTAAAATGAGACAATAGATATGAAAATGTTTACGTTGTATTGCATACATTCTGGTTTCCCTCTTAGGAAGTTCAAGAGGTCTTCCAGTAGGAAGATGTTTCTTTGTAGGATTAAAAGGATACATAGAAGGGCAGTGTAGTGAATAAAACTTTGTGAGATGTGAACAATGGTGCCAATAACCAGACATAATTTTAGAATCATCAAGAGTTTCTATATCCTTTATCTCATTAGTTCTTAACAAAAATCCTGTGTATCAGTTAGGCTAATTTTTTTATATCCATTATGCAGAGGAGGAACCATGACTCCGAAATTAAATGAATTAGCCAATATCACCTGCAAGCCTATAATGGAGTGAAGTTCTTTTTGACTAATAGTTCAGTGCTTTTTATATTAATCTATGTTGTCTGTCAATGCCAGACAGTTGGCAAATACTAAACAGAAGTCTAATTGATTCAAAGGATGATTATCTCCATCCCTTGGTTGATACTCAGCACATTCTGTGGTATGCATGTATACCAATGcatcaaagaggagaaagagggtgcAAAGTCCCTTTGAGAGTGCAAGTCCCCTAAAAACAGGAAAGTATATTATTCCTTTGTGTTCTCAGTGCCCAACTGAGAGCCTAGTACTtaataggttctcaataaatgcttgctgctGCTTCTGTTGCTTTTGAGATACTATTCAGTGTTGACTTCTTAGGAAAGATTCATTAGAAAACATCATATGAAAGAGGGTTAGTTTTAGAATAAACAGAATCTgctacctccttccctccctgtacAGTAAATGATTTCCTAAGAATTCTTTCATAGGTACAATTATTAGAAAGATAAAGGATGCTTAGGAAAGCATGAGTAATTACCATTTCCACTTAAATGCAAGAAAGGTAATACAGGTTCTACTCTCCTAAACATGAACATGAGGCTGTTGAAAATTAGGTCTTTGACTAGAACAGGCAGAAATACACAGCTGTCACTAGGGGAAAAATGCCTTTGAGATAAAGTGGAACTTCTCATATCTAAAGAGTAGGAGCATAGTGTGTTTTGTTTGATCCATACAAATTATAGTAATTTAGTTTCAGCCTGAACAAGCACCACAAACAAAAACTGGCAGGCAGGGTCTCTATAGGAGTGGCCAAGCAAgtcagttttcatttccttccaagCCCTAGTTTGGCTGATCCATccacagaaaaacagaacaaaagccaGAGATTACTGCACCCTAAAGCATCCAAGTGGCTTATTCGGCTCAGGGTGTATTTATAGCAACCTGGCTCACACTGAGAACTTCCTTCTCTATTCAGCGAATGTGCTAATGTGCAAATGGAAGCTTCAGGACCATAACAGTAGACGTAGATGCAGGGTGTGATCAATGAGTAGATTCTCAAGCCTGTTGTGATTTTGATCTAGCCATGCCTTTCAACCACCACTGTGAACATTTACCTCAAAATAGGCTCATCCTCTTCTTCATGTGCACATTCTATTTGTAGATGTTGCTATGAGGACAGATTCATCGAAAATGACTGATGTGGAGCCCGTGGTCAACAATTTTGCATCTTCAGCAAGGACAGGCCGCCGGAATGCGGTGCCAGACATCCAGGGCTCAGCGGGGACAGGTGGAATCTCGGAGTTGCCCCTCAGACTGGAGGCCCTCTCCATGGAGGAAGGTAACACACAAATTCTCTTCGAAACAGTAGCACTCTCTTCTTAGTCCTTTCCTCTGGAACAGTCTCTCTTTTAACTAGTCATAAGTGCTCTTTTTTTCGGTGCCTTTTTTCATAAGTGCCTACTAAAATCTCTCAGTGTTTGTTTAAGGCTAAGTACATTTTTTAGGCTTTCTGAAAGTGGACAGTTTTACCTTTTTGTCTCTTGATGTGTATGTGGAAgctgaacatttatttattcattgaacatGTATAGCCATGCACAGTGCTAGTAATTGGGAATCAGAGGTGAACAAATATAATCCCCTCAACAAACTTACAGCATTTATCTAGAAACACTCAGaaatgaaatagttttctttctgtcatcCGTTGGCAAACCACTTTGGCAGGTTCTATTTCACTGTAGTATTCTCAAGTCCTTCTGTTTCTCACATCTAAGAAGAAGTTTATTATCAGTTAAAGATGAAATCTTTAAGGTGAGTATTTGTATAAAAGGTGATTGTTCTTCAGTGGAAAAAGTTGAATTAAGGAAAAAAGGGAGCTGTCAAACTAATGAAGGGAAATCTTGGGTCTCTCACCCCATTCTTACATACATCTCATACAGCTTCCAGAACTTAGTCTTctggaaataaatataatgatacTCTCAGTAAAGTTTTAAAggagtctttttatttaaaaatatttgtagaggttaaagaaaaaagtgttaCCAAAATACCTGTGCTTTGTGCCCCATGTTAGACGTCAAGGTAGACTTTAGTATGTGTACAGAAATTTATCCTTGCTGGCAATGAGGCAAGAGAAAGCTAGAAGTTTGTGCATATCTACACTATTCATGCAAGTCCCAGAAGAGGGCTCTTGGTCCTTTGCTTCAGGAGATTATTTGCTACCTGGTAAAGTTAGAAATGTTCCTGGTTTGATCCCTATGAAATAAGTAAATCTTGGTTTGGCCAGGGACACCTCATCTTTTCCCAGAGGTCATTGCATTTCTCTTATGAGATACTACAAGTAATagtaaaaaaagtatatatacaaacacacaaactatTATAAGATgggaaattggaaagaaagaaaataaataaaaatgtgtgtaatCATTTCGGCCTTTTAAGTTTGAAAATGGAATATGGTTATTAGAACATGATGTTGCTGTTGAAGGGCCATCCTCaactagagagggagagaagctaAGTTGCTTATTAGTATAATGGGCCTAATTAGAGTTTATGTACCCTAACTGCATACACACAAAACCTTAATGCTTACTGATGTTACCTGGTTAACTCTTTGTAGGAGAGTGAGTAGTTTTCACCATTTTACTTCCGTCGCTAGAGAGACCATTATCAGAAACAATATAGTTACTATTTTTATACTGTTAAAGAGCAAAAATTTCAGctaagtaaatttgaagatctaatgactttaagtgattcatgaatcagaCAGCATCCTAtccagcaagtagaggggagctctgaggagttgtacacaatggaaggtttttataagAAGGAAGGTGAGGcaaggaagttattagcaaaagaaaataaggattgttctaagtaaggtcacattcccttagagggaaaggaaagggggttATTAGGTGGATCATTAGGTGGTTAAGTGGTTTCCCTCAGATCTATCctctttgatttttgttgttgttgttgttgataaatatttttaggtGGGAAAAATTCTAGGCTCACAAATGTCTTGCATCCTGCATGAAACTAACCTGTCTGAAATTTGCCCAGTTCACACTTTGTCTTAATCTATCTCTTATAAATTAATAACTGTGATAGGGAGGACAATGATGCCTGATAACATATGAGCAAGTAGTGACAGAGGGCGGCAGCTGTAAATGTCACAAAGGGCCTTTTCTTAACTCCATCACTGTTCATTTGATCCATTGTTCAATTTAGTGCCCACTGAGTGCTAAGCACCATTCTAAAAACTAGCAGCATATGGGTGAATAAGACAGACATAAAGTCTTGCTGTCCTGGATGATATCTATCTACAATGGGAGAGTTAggttataaacaaataaatatatgtcaaCAGTATCCGTTCTATCAGAGAATTAAATAGGATGTTGTGGTAGAGTTACTGTGGTTTTAGATTGAGAAATTAGGACAGCCCTCACTGAAATCTGAATGACAATGATGTGTTTTGAATCACAACTGAAGGAAGCAGCAGGCACCAAAGATCAGAGGTAAGAGCTGTCTTTGCAGAAGGAGCAGCCAGTAAAAAGCCCTTAGAATGGACATGCCTCCAAAGCATTGTGCCTGATGAAATCAGCAGTCCATTCTTAGTTTCCATCCTACATGATCTCTTGGAAGTTTTGTCATGATGCACCGTCCCTTTCTTCCCCTTAAGacttttcttctcttggcttcttggACATTGCgttctcctggttttcttcctgcttcactggctgttcctctcctgctgttgtttctttctctctctgatctcTTAATGAATTACATGGTACCAGAACTCAGTGgtttcttgtttgcttgtttgtttttggttttgttttttacattttctctatcAACATTCCCTCCTCTTGAGATACTGTCCGATTTCACTGGGACAATATCATTTTCCTGATAGCTCATGGATTTGTTTTCTCCAGTTAGAAGCTCCACTGACTTCACACTCATAAATCCATCTGCCTATTTGACCCCTGCTTTGGCTATCTAAGAGGGATCTCAAACTTAATGGATAATAAAGCGGAGTCCAGATATTCTCCCTGATACCtgttcttcctgcctcttccccgTCTTGGTGAATGGCAGTTTCACACTTCCAGTTGCCAGAGTCAGAATCTTGGAATCATCCttgtctcccctctttctctcaactGTGCATCTAATCTATCAGCAATAATTGTCAGTTCTACTTTCAGATTTGTTCAGCTAGCTGCCATTTTTCACCCAAAAGATCTGGTCTCGTGGTATCCCTCTGACCccatcttctgttcttttttctctgtattttcctgcCTGCAGTTCCTTCCTGCACATTGATAGCTTTGACTCTAACTTTCCCTCTGCTTAGAATGCTCTCTCCCTGCCATTGGCATAGCTCACCCCTTACCTTTTCAGGTCTTTACTTGCATGGCCCTTCTCCCCAGCTAACCCTAGCTAAAATCACAACCTCCATGCCCCAAGACTTCTTGAAAACTCCTATTCTCCTCCATAGCATTTCTCCTCCATAACAGTTAGGACTATTCTCCTCCATAGCACTTAGGACTCCTCACATAccatacattttacttattttgtttattccccATATCCCTCACTAGAAGTCTCCTGAGagctggaatattttttttcactgcttGGTATATTATACatgtttaataatatatttccTGAATAAAAATTGAAGAACTGAATAGAATCCATCATATTGAACTTCAAAGATGCCAGTGATGATTTTGGCAAGAGTATTAGGGAGGCAGAAGAGACTTAATAgctttcatttaaaatggagACCTCAAGAGATGATACGTTTTAAAGGATAAAAGACAAGATAGTATGTggaaaattttcagttaaaagaaGGCCTTTGTTAGTTCAAAGTTGGTGGTGATGTGAGGAAATGAGGAGTCAGGAGAAAGGGAATGTCAGGTGAAATGGAGGCGGGAGATGATTGTTAGAGTCAGCTTGCTGATGAGGCAGAAATGGAGAGGGTCCCAGATCTTGAAGGAATAGACTTGGATAGTCTGAGCAGCACCAAGGCCAGCTCCAGGATTGTGCAGTGAGGTGTGGTTGGTTGCACAGGGCCCTGGGTTCAGAAGAGATTTGCACTTGCTGTTGCTGTCTTGAAGTTTTCCATATGTTTTGAAGACGGGGTGCTACATTCCCACTTTGCACTGGGCTCCAGTAAATTATGTAACCAGTCCTGAGGAACACATTTTCCATTGTAATAAGAGGAAGGGTAGAAGGAATAAGTACAGACTACGGGGTTTTAGAAATTTGGTGGTTGAGGGAGCTTTTACctgaagattttgattttttttttcttttctgcaaagtAGTGAGATCATCTCCTAAGAGCAAAGGAGGTAGAAACTGTGAGGAAGCTGGAGAGAGTGTGATGAACTATAGGGAGATCATTAAGGGGGTTGGGCTATGGAGCCACTTGACCCGGTCCAAATTGTgtttctgtcacttactagctctgtgactgaacaagttacttaacctgttTGTATTTCAATAGACTAATCTATAAATGGAGGTTGTGATAATACCTAGGAGACTGCCTCGCATGTAATAATTCTGGAGAATAGGAGGGAAAGGTAACTAGAAGAATGTTGATTCCCAAACCtatccatatttcttttctttgtatagTTTCCATATCTAGATTGAGGGCAAAGCCTCTCCTAATCAAGGAGAGAATTATTAGGGTGCATAAAGGAAGTACTAATGGTTTCATTCCActatagtataaaatatatttcactatATTCTATAAATGAAcggaattatttatttattttttagatgtaaaaaagaaagatgaagaaacaacACAATGCCAATTGGAAAAGcccccaaaagaagaaaaatgaaggctCATAAACTATCAAAAGTGCTGAATTTCTGTAAACTGAAAGACTTAGTGGCCCTGCTTTCCTGAGATGTTTGATCTGGTAGTAACTATGGTAACATTGCAGCCCTAAGCAACACGTGTGTATTAGATAATTTTGTTGTGATGCTACTCACTTGGAATGCAACCACAATGTCCAATGTAGGCTATTAAAAGGCATATTACTTCCAAATTGCACCCAAGGAAAAGGTTAAGAATGTATGGTCACTTATATACATATCATTATCTATAAACCCAACAAAATCCACTGTTCTCTTTTGGATTTACTTAGCCAGatgtgtttttaattctgtttttatggTAATGGGCAAACCATTTTCttagtaaatataaaacaaacaccaTTCATTTAAAACTATGGAATTTGTAgggcagtatttttttttggatgagaaGGAATAATAGTCAAAAACACATAgagaacatttgtttttaaagcaaaaatgcacTATTTTTCCCCAAACCCtaaaatgatttggaaaaatTACAAAGCTTTGACAACTTAAATATCTTTAGGATATTTTTGTTTGATGTATTTTGCTTCTAGTCTATGCATACTGTGATTTTTCTTATagactcttaaaatataaaatttgtgaCAAATTGTTTATATGGAATATGCCTATTAAATGAATTTCACTATCTTCCTTAActttggtgtatgtgtgtgcatatgtttttctttaataagaCTTATTCAAAACACTTTACTAGTTGCTTTatactgtcttttcctttcttaggGCTTATGTGTATTGTGACTTGTTTCTGAAATGATTTCCTCAGGAATGCAGAccatcatttttatatcttccctAAAGTAACTAACATgacacaaatatttagtgaatgttGTAGGTAGAAATAGCAAAATACttgcttttaatatatatttaagtatatattttaaaaggaacaaaagcaaaaccaaagttGTAGTAAATTTTAttagacattttagaaaaaatagtaaaattctgaatttttagaaaatggactaatgaatttattttaattttcagatatatATGCATgcagttatattttatttgattgttGACTTAGGCCATGTCTGTATACAGTAATCAAATAAACTCTTCACTGCTCAAGAAACTTGTTCTTGATACAagtcttcttaattttatcttctaaagtATACCAACTGAAAAATGGTGACACACTTTAGAGGAGGAAGTTAATAAACTTTGCAACATAAATCACCTCCTACTTATTATTTCATTGGCGAAGCCTAACTTCATATCTTATATATACCAAAGGGGTAGATTGCAAAGAACctgattgttttaaattctcaaatataatttttttaggaaaataatcaAAAGTAATATCTTAGGTGTagcactaatttatttttttaactttttaaaaaattattttttaatgtttatttttgggagagacagcacgagcagtggaggggcagagaggaagggggacacagaatcctaagcagctccaggctctgagctgtcagcacagagaccagcacggggcttgaactcacaagctgtgagatggtgacctgagccaaagtcagacgcttcactgactgagccacccagacacccctagcactaatttaattttcaattaaatgTATTACACTAAAATTGTATTTCAGGAAGTTAGTGAATGACATGATATTGTATAAACAGTATAAAGAGTATTAGAGGAGAACAGTGATTTTAACTTGCAGGGTAATGACAAGTTTACCTCCTGAGGACATTtgtcaatgtctggagacatttgtgaCTGCCACAACTaggctgggggccagggagaGAAAGCGCTGCTGGCTTCTAGTGGACAGAGGCTAAGGATGCTGCTAGGCTGCCAAATATCCTGCAGTCCTGGGAGCGGACCCTCACGGTGGGTGGACCCTCACAGCAAAGGATTATCTGGCTATGCATGTCAGTAGTGTAGAGCTTGAAGAACCCTGGAGCAGAGTTAAACTGTAAAGcacaaggatttttttaaaaaattaatcactaGTGCTTTATTGTCTACAAATTTTCAGAACATTCCTACTGTCCAAATGTTTAGTATTTGtacaataatttcctttttcgGTCTGTGTGAGTGAGCTATATACATTGTATTATGTATAAAAACACGATGGCAAACATCAAACTGAGTCTTCATTGCTCCcctgttcttttaaatttatgaaggctcactttctgaaataattattgttttggtccctcattctatttttttaaagtttttatttaaattccattagttggggtgcctgggtggctcagtcggttggctaagcgtccaacttctgctcaggtcatgatcttgaggtttgtgggttcaagccccacatcaggctctgtgctaacagctcagagcatggagcctgtttcagattctgtatctcctgctgtctctgcccctcccgtgctatgtttctctttctctctcaattaaacttaaataaataaattccagttaacatacagtgtaatattagtttcaggtatataatacagtgattcaactcTGCCATACAATACCCAATGCTTATCAcagcaagtgccttccttaatccctaCCACTTTTTTCACCCGTTCTCCAtccacctcctttctggtaaccatcagtttgttcccatAGTcaagtgtttcttggtttgcctccgtctctttttttcctgttgcctatttgttttgtttcttaaatcccacgtatgagtgaaattgtatggtatttatctttacctgacttatttttcttcacataatattctccagctccatccgtgtcattgcaaatggtaaggtctcattcatttttgtggctgagtaatattccattgtgtgtgtgtgtgtgtgtgtgtgtgtgtgtgtgtgtgtataccacatctttatccatcagtcaatggacacttaggctgtttccataatttggctattatagataatgttgttataaacattagggtgcatgtatcctgcattagtgtttttatatttaagtaaatacccaggagtgcaactactgggtcatagggtagttccatttttaactttttgaggagactccacactgttttccacagtggctgcaccagtttgcatttccaccaacagtgtaagagggttcccctgtctctacatccttgccaacacctgttgtttcttgtgttgttgattttagccattctgacaggtatgaggtgatatctcaatgtagttttgatttgtatttccctgggacgatcagtgatgttgagcatcttttcatgtctgttggccatgtgtatgtcttctttggaaaaatgtctattcatgtcttcttcccatttttaaattggttggTGGGTTTTGTAAGCATGTGGATTTTGGATATGTATGACCTGAATTTGAGTAGCTCTCCTACTCACTAGCTACATGATCTTGGGAAATTTACATCATTTCCAAGTCTCAGCTTTATCCTCTGTACAGTGATATTAAGAATAGTGCATACTTTATAGGGTTAGTAGAAGTAATAAATGAGCTATATGTAAAACACTTGGTGAATGCCTGGTAAAGAatacttattcaataaatattgactatcatcatcatcatttttattccagATGCTTTTGCCATTATTTTCTGGTGGTGGAAGTTGTGGGCAGCTGAGTTTGTTAATTTGGCTATCTCTGCCTTTCTGTGTGCTTTCACAAACATCCCTAGTTCTTGGT
This window contains:
- the PKIB gene encoding cAMP-dependent protein kinase inhibitor beta isoform X2, yielding MMDVHLDTPEGQENASNNGKGSSGTGNQQDVAMRTDSSKMTDVEPVVNNFASSARTGRRNAVPDIQGSAGTGGISELPLRLEALSMEEDVKKKDEETTQCQLEKPPKEEK
- the PKIB gene encoding cAMP-dependent protein kinase inhibitor beta isoform X1 yields the protein MRTDSSKMTDVEPVVNNFASSARTGRRNAVPDIQGSAGTGGISELPLRLEALSMEEDVKKKDEETTQCQLEKPPKEEK